ATGACCGGGCGGCTCAACCATATGAAGGCGGGGCTTTTCGCGCAGGCGCTTTGGAAGGGCAAGGCCGAGCGCGAGGAAGTGGCAAACCGCGACGTGGTGGAGCATGTCATTGATTTTCTGGAAATTCAGGCGATCCGCAAAACGCCGGTGGCGCGGCTGCCCTATGGGTTGAAAAAGCGGGTCGAGCTGGCGCGCGCGCTGGCCGCGCAGCCGAGCCTTCTGCTGCTGGATGAGCCGATGGCGGGGATGAATGTCGAGGAAAAAGAGGACATGAGCCGCTTTATTCTGGATGTGAATGACGAGTTCGGCACCACCATCGCGCTTATCGAGCATGACATGGGCGTGGTGATGGACCTGTCGGACCGCGTGGTGGTGATGGATTACGGCAAGAAGATCGGCGATGGCACGCCCGATG
This is a stretch of genomic DNA from Aquicoccus sp. G2-2. It encodes these proteins:
- a CDS encoding ABC transporter ATP-binding protein; its protein translation is MSVTDKDTYTTEDGRKIGGVLMEMKNITLRFGGVKAITDISFDIREGEIRAIIGPNGAGKSSMLNVISGFYVPQEGEVWYKGAKRPQMKPYAVARQGIARTFQNIALFEGMSVLDNVMTGRLNHMKAGLFAQALWKGKAEREEVANRDVVEHVIDFLEIQAIRKTPVARLPYGLKKRVELARALAAQPSLLLLDEPMAGMNVEEKEDMSRFILDVNDEFGTTIALIEHDMGVVMDLSDRVVVMDYGKKIGDGTPDEVRSNQDVIDAYLGVAHD